A segment of the Streptomyces sp. NBC_00376 genome:
CCCGGTCGTCCCGCAACGGCACGAGTTCGTCGCGCGCGGTCGCGAGCCGCATGACGCCCGTGTGGTGCACGGCGCCCGTCTCGTCGACGTACCCGCGCGGCAGCTCGAAGGTGAACTCCGTACGGAGCGGCTCCCGTTGACCGGACCGTCGTTCCGTCCCCCCGGCCGGGGCCGGGGCCGGCGCGGGCGTCTCTGTCGTACGTCGCATCAGTCGAGTTCCATGCTTTCGTACGTGATCGCGAGCTTCTCCGTCAGGACCGAGGTGTCACCGGCCTTGAGGGTCCCGATCTCCAGGGACTTCGGCCAGGCGTTGATGAGCTTGTAGCGCTTGATGGCGATGCCCTCGTGGTCGTACACGATGACCGCACCGTTGCGGCGGGCCGCGGTCATCCGGCCGAACCGGGAGTCCTTGATCCACCGTTCGAAGCTGTTGTCCTCGGTGAGACCGCGGGTCACGGTCACCTCACCGGCCTTCGGCCTGCCGGGAAGCTTCTTGATGGCGTAGCGGCCGTCGGCGGTGTTCTGCTTCAGCTCGATGACGTCCTGCTCCATCTTCAGACCGCTGACCTCGGTGATCTGCTTGATGACGACGCTGTCGAATTCGAGGCCGAAGGAGGCCCCGACGGTGCTGTCGAGATCGGGAAGTGGCACAACAGGCTCCTTTACGGCTCTTACCGCTTGGTGGACCTAGGGGGACCAGGCCTCGCTACTCGTCGACGCCGCCGGTGCCCCCGGTCAGCTGGGAGAGGCGGAAGACCACGAACTCGGCCGGCCTGACCGGTGCCACCCCGATCTCGCAGATGACCTGACCTGCGTCGATGCTCTCCGGCGGGTTGGTCTCGCGGTCACACTTGACGTAGAACGCCTCTTCCGGGGTGAGCCCGAACAGCGCCCCCTTGCGCCACTCGTTGACCAGGAACGCCGACACCGTGCGCCGGATACGGGCCCACAGCGCGTCGTCGTTCGGCTCGAAGACGACCCACTGCGTACCGGCGAGGATCGACTCCTCCAGGTAGTTGAAGAGGCGCCGGACGTTCAGATAGCGCCAGGCCGGGTCGGAGGCCAGCGTGCGCGCGCCCCAGACCCGGATGCCGCGCCCGGGGAAGGACCGGATGCAGTTCAGGCCGATCGGGTTGAGCAGATCGTGTTCGCCCTTGGTCAGCTGGGTCTGCAGGGCGACCGCACCGCGTACGACCTCGTTGGCGGGGGCCTTGTGCACCCCGCGCGACTCGTCGTTGCGGGCCCAGACCCCGGCGATGTGGCCGCTCGGCGGTACGAGCCGGGCGCGCCCGGACGAGGGGTCGGCGACCCGGATCCAGGGGTAGTAGAGCGTGGCGTACTTGGAGTCGAAGTTGGCGCGGTCGGTGCGCCAGGCACGGATCTGCTGCGGGCTCAGTCCCGGCGGCGGGTCGAGGATGGCGACCCGGTCACCCATCAACTCACAGTGGCTGATGAGCCCTTGCTGAACGGCGATGACCGACTCCAGGTCCAGCAGACCGCGTTCGTACGCGCTCATCAGGTCCGGCACGGCGATGGTCGTGACCTCTTCGACCGCTTCGAGCCCGCCGAGCCCGGTCCGCCGGTCGGGATCGCCGACGTACAGCTCGGGGGTCAGCGCCCCGGCGGCGGGCGATGCGGGTGCCGCCGGAGCCAGTGTCACGCTCTGCGTCGCGGGCCTGGCCGGGGCGGCACCGCGCCCGGTCTCACGGATCTCGATGAGCTCCGACTTGGCGTTGACCCGGGTGGCGACGTTCTCCTTGCTGCGCTTGGTCGTGACGCTCGCGTACGTCTCCGCGACCTGACCGTCCCGCTTCACGACCAGCTGGAAGACGTCGGAGGGCGGATCGTCCCCCTCCACCTCGGCCACCTCTACGGTGATCTCTCCGGCCACGCCGGGGCGGGGCCTCACCGCGTACGGCCCGAGCTGCGTCTCCGCCCCCGCGGGCAGCTGCCCGACGGCCTCGCCGCCCTCACCCTCGCCCTCGGCGGGGAGTTCAGTGCCGTCATCAATACGCACCACATAACAGACGCCGCCACCGTTGGCGAAGAACCCGTACACGGCGGACGCCAGATACGTACCGTCGACGAAGTCACCGAACGTGCCGGCGAACTGGCTCCAGTTGGTGATCAGCGTCGGCTCGTCGAACGGGCCCTTGCGGGCGAAGCCGACGAAAGCGGCGACCGAGGTGCCCACCCCTTCGATCGGCCGGGATCCGGACTCGATCTCTTCGACGTAGACGCCCGGGGACAGGTACGACGGCATGTGAGTCTCTCCTTGGCCGGGAACGCCCGCAATTCTCGCGACACCGGCGATCACCGGGAACGGACACACGGCCGCCCGCCCGTGCACCGGCCCCTGCCCGATCAGGCAACGCCGTCGTGCTGTACGTGCTGCCGGGCGCTGCCCCGGACCGCGGTGCGCCTGTCCTGCGTACCCCGCGAGCACTGCGCACACCCTGGGACACCGACAGGGCACATGCGCGGCCGGGAGGGCGGATGAAGGCGGTTCCGGAGAAGGACCCCGCCTCCGCTTCCGACGGCAGAGGTACCCCCCATCGCGAGAACGTGACACTCAAGCCCGAAGTGTCACGTTCCCAAACGCCCCCATCCCACCGCCCGCCGGCCGACCGCCCGGCCCCCGACCCCCGCAGCGTGCAACGCCTGCAACGCGCGGCGGGCAACAGGGCCGTCTCCCGCCTGGTCGCCCAGCGCTACACGACCCCGGTGAAACCGTCCCCCGCCCAGGCCCCCGGCTTCCGCAAGGTCAAGGCGGACGTGGCGGCCAAGAAGGTCCACCTGGCCGCACACGCCCCCGCCGCCGCCGAGTCCAAGTCAGCACAGGACGCGGCCGTCGCACCCCCCGACGACAAGGAGGCCCAGGGCAAGGCCGCGAACGCCGAGAAGATGAACGCCGCGAAGCCCGGCGAGTTCGACAAGCAGGCGTTCATCGACGCGGTGAACAAGGCCATCGACGCCCAGGCCCCGAAGAACCTCGACCAGGCCGACAAGTTCTCCAAGTCCGGCAAGGCCGACCAGATCAAGGACGAGGTCGACGGGAAGGTCAAGGACGGGAAGGACTCCTCGGCCAAGGACATCGACACGGCCACCAAGGCCCCACCGGACACCTCGGCGGCCAAGGACAAACCCGTCACCCCGATGACCCCCGACCAGCCCCCCGCCAACCCCGGCGCCCCCTCCGCCGCAGACGCCATCCCCGCCCATCAGCCGGCCTCGGTCACGGACTTCTCCGAGGGCCCGGCCGCCAACGACCAGGCGATGGCGGACGCCGAGGTCACCGAGGACCAGCTGGCCAAGGGCAACGAGCCCGAGTTCGATCAGGCCCTGTCCACGAAGAAGACCGCGGAAGCAGACTCCGCGAAGGCCCCCGCCAAGGGCAAGGCCGCCGAGGCCCAGCAACTGAGCACCGCCAAGGCCGGAGCGGCGGCCTCCGGCGCCCAGGCCATGAACGCCCTCACCGCGACCAGGACCTCGGCGGGCAAACAGGTCGACGGCGGCAAGGGCGAGACGAAGTCCAAGGACGAGAAGAAGCGCGCCGAGGTCACCGCCAAGCTCCAGAAGGTCTACGACGGCACGAAGAAGGACGTCGAGGCCACCCTGTCCGGCCTGGACAAGAAGGTCGACGAAGCGTTCACCTCAGGCGAGGAGGCGGCCCGCGACGCGTTCACCGCCGACCACAAGCGCCGCATGAAGAAGTACAAGGACAAGCGCTACTCAGGCATGTTCGGCCCCGCGAAGTGGGCCAAGGACAAGCTGATGGGCATGCCGAAGGAGGCCAACGACCTCTTCCAGGAAGCCCGCAAGCTCTACGTCTCCCAGATGCAGACGGTCATCTCGTCCGTCGCCGACATCATCGGCACCGAACTGGGCAAGGCCAAGGCCCGCATAGCCAAGGGCCGCACCGAGCTGAAGGCCGAGGTCGACAAACTCCCCGCAAACCTACGCGAGTTCGGCCAGGAAGCCGCCACCGACTTCGCGGGCAAGTTCGACGACCTGGAAGCCACGGTCAACGAGAAGTCCGAACAGCTCGTCCAGGACCTCGCCCAGAAATACACCGCTGCCCTGAACAAGGTCGACGAGGAGATCAAGAAGCTCCAGGAGGCCAACAAGGGCCTGGTCGACAAGGCGAAGGACGCGATCGTCGGCGTCATCAAGACGATCAACGAACTGAAGAACCTCCTCCTCGGCATCCTCGCCAAGGCCGCCTCCGCCATCATGAAGATCATCAAGGACCCCATCGGGTTCCTCGGCAACCTCGTCAAGGCAGTAGGCGCCGGCCTCAACCTCTTCATCACCAACATCGCCGAGCACCTCAAGACCGGCGTCGTCTCCTGGCTGCTGGGCACCGCGGTCAAGGCCGGCCTGGAACTCCCCCAGAAGTTCGACCTCAAGGGCATCATCCAGCTCATCGGCTCCCTCCTCGGCCTGACCTGGGCCAACATCCGCGCCCGCATCACCCGCAAGGGCATCCCCGACCAGGCCATGACCGCCGTCGAGTCCTCCGTCCCCGTCGCAAAGAAACTCGCGACGGAAGGCCCCGCAGGCGCCGTCAAGGAAATCGAGTCCGAGGCCGGCGACCTCAAGGCCACCATCCTCGAAAAACTCACCAGCTACCTGATCCCCACCGTCATCATCGCCGGGATCACCTGGATCATCTCCCTCCTCAACCCCGCCTCCGCCTTCGTCCGCGCGGTCAAGGGAATCATCGACATCGTCACGTTCATCGTGAACCAGGGCGCCCAGATCGTGGAATTCGTCAACGCCGTCCTGGACGCGGTCATCGCCATCGCCAACGGCGGCTCGGCAGGCGTCCCCAAGATGGTCGAAACCGCCCTCGCCGCCAGCGTCCCCCTCCTCATCGGCTTCCTCGCCTCGCTCCTCGGCATCGGATCCCTCGCCAACAAGGTCAAATCCGTCTTCTACGCCGTATCCCGCCCCGTCAACCGCGCCATCGACAAAATCGTCAACTTCATCACCAAAAAAGGCAAAGCCCTCTGGAACAAACTCAAAGGCAAGAAGGGGGATCCTCACGATCCCAAGGCCGGGAAGTCCCAGAAAGAGCTTGCACAACTGGCCCGCAAGGCGGCAGAGGAGGCCACCCGCCGGGTCGCGGGCGGAGTTTCACCGACCCAGGCGAAGTCCATACTGCGCGAGATAGAGAGCCACTACAAGCGCCAGGGACTGACCAGTCTTTCGTTTGTCACCGGAACCCACGGTAAAACTTCCGTTCGCATTCGAGCGAAGGTGAACCCGGAATACTCTGCCGACGACGTGGACACCGTTTCGCAACCTGGGGACAAGTTCGCAGAAATCCCGTGGATCCATGAGATAAGAGGCTGGGCGACACTGAACCAGGATTCGGCAAAGATGGAAATTAATCCCGCCGGAGGCACTGACAAAAAGAAGGAGTGGGCGCCTCCCACCTATGCACGAGGCATAATTTCCTGGAGCGGAAAGAGTGCGTCACAGAGCAGGAACACAAAGACATTCGAGAGCAGCAACATGGAGGCTTCGGACAAGAAGTTCATGCGAAGTTATTCCGAAGCACATGGAGAGGAGAAAGTTATTCAGGCGTTCGACCGGCTGCTCTGGG
Coding sequences within it:
- a CDS encoding phage tail protein; this encodes MPLPDLDSTVGASFGLEFDSVVIKQITEVSGLKMEQDVIELKQNTADGRYAIKKLPGRPKAGEVTVTRGLTEDNSFERWIKDSRFGRMTAARRNGAVIVYDHEGIAIKRYKLINAWPKSLEIGTLKAGDTSVLTEKLAITYESMELD
- a CDS encoding phage tail protein codes for the protein MQRLQRAAGNRAVSRLVAQRYTTPVKPSPAQAPGFRKVKADVAAKKVHLAAHAPAAAESKSAQDAAVAPPDDKEAQGKAANAEKMNAAKPGEFDKQAFIDAVNKAIDAQAPKNLDQADKFSKSGKADQIKDEVDGKVKDGKDSSAKDIDTATKAPPDTSAAKDKPVTPMTPDQPPANPGAPSAADAIPAHQPASVTDFSEGPAANDQAMADAEVTEDQLAKGNEPEFDQALSTKKTAEADSAKAPAKGKAAEAQQLSTAKAGAAASGAQAMNALTATRTSAGKQVDGGKGETKSKDEKKRAEVTAKLQKVYDGTKKDVEATLSGLDKKVDEAFTSGEEAARDAFTADHKRRMKKYKDKRYSGMFGPAKWAKDKLMGMPKEANDLFQEARKLYVSQMQTVISSVADIIGTELGKAKARIAKGRTELKAEVDKLPANLREFGQEAATDFAGKFDDLEATVNEKSEQLVQDLAQKYTAALNKVDEEIKKLQEANKGLVDKAKDAIVGVIKTINELKNLLLGILAKAASAIMKIIKDPIGFLGNLVKAVGAGLNLFITNIAEHLKTGVVSWLLGTAVKAGLELPQKFDLKGIIQLIGSLLGLTWANIRARITRKGIPDQAMTAVESSVPVAKKLATEGPAGAVKEIESEAGDLKATILEKLTSYLIPTVIIAGITWIISLLNPASAFVRAVKGIIDIVTFIVNQGAQIVEFVNAVLDAVIAIANGGSAGVPKMVETALAASVPLLIGFLASLLGIGSLANKVKSVFYAVSRPVNRAIDKIVNFITKKGKALWNKLKGKKGDPHDPKAGKSQKELAQLARKAAEEATRRVAGGVSPTQAKSILREIESHYKRQGLTSLSFVTGTHGKTSVRIRAKVNPEYSADDVDTVSQPGDKFAEIPWIHEIRGWATLNQDSAKMEINPAGGTDKKKEWAPPTYARGIISWSGKSASQSRNTKTFESSNMEASDKKFMRSYSEAHGEEKVIQAFDRLLWGDYGEGSLEGVVINMDLFINRSSCVNCADFIAEFVRKLEKRGATVTAKANVTAPYRGGSVISEEVRKRNGDLIKQFASKSLVTHEQLENARAEAQKKNPSKPPPEPKVRRFWGTSEEDTRKRIEEVQKEYKKAQKDIAEQTGGSSGAATPPPVPDELRWHQLRGTNDTQKLGVAILEKAGVQVHAITLDSIRSTNFSDQEISSFDSSADSSAAEIAELAARRPDYQSLDTNGGVDKTEQQMKILRKHLKDRAKQVNDLVADERIQEIRKQAQERKEAEQKAAEDLMSGG
- a CDS encoding phage tail sheath family protein codes for the protein MPSYLSPGVYVEEIESGSRPIEGVGTSVAAFVGFARKGPFDEPTLITNWSQFAGTFGDFVDGTYLASAVYGFFANGGGVCYVVRIDDGTELPAEGEGEGGEAVGQLPAGAETQLGPYAVRPRPGVAGEITVEVAEVEGDDPPSDVFQLVVKRDGQVAETYASVTTKRSKENVATRVNAKSELIEIRETGRGAAPARPATQSVTLAPAAPASPAAGALTPELYVGDPDRRTGLGGLEAVEEVTTIAVPDLMSAYERGLLDLESVIAVQQGLISHCELMGDRVAILDPPPGLSPQQIRAWRTDRANFDSKYATLYYPWIRVADPSSGRARLVPPSGHIAGVWARNDESRGVHKAPANEVVRGAVALQTQLTKGEHDLLNPIGLNCIRSFPGRGIRVWGARTLASDPAWRYLNVRRLFNYLEESILAGTQWVVFEPNDDALWARIRRTVSAFLVNEWRKGALFGLTPEEAFYVKCDRETNPPESIDAGQVICEIGVAPVRPAEFVVFRLSQLTGGTGGVDE